Proteins encoded together in one bacterium window:
- a CDS encoding DUF2007 domain-containing protein — CRGEFVDEVTTCPDCGTPLVSELPEEKEVDEPFVKVFRSADASLLPVIKSVLSGAGIPYVIQGEEAQGLYPFGSLGGGQDKRLLGAVVLVPETRREAAETVLVEFGEAVGSEDHSDDG, encoded by the coding sequence ATGTCGTGGCGAGTTCGTCGACGAGGTCACAACGTGCCCGGATTGCGGAACCCCTTTGGTTTCGGAGCTTCCCGAAGAGAAGGAAGTGGACGAGCCTTTCGTCAAGGTCTTCCGAAGCGCCGATGCGTCGCTGCTGCCGGTTATCAAATCAGTGCTTTCGGGAGCCGGAATCCCGTATGTGATTCAAGGAGAAGAAGCTCAGGGCCTCTACCCCTTTGGCTCTCTGGGCGGCGGCCAGGACAAGCGGCTTCTGGGCGCCGTGGTTCTCGTACCGGAGACGAGGCGCGAGGCGGCGGAGACGGTGCTCGTCGAGTTCGGCGAAGCCGTTGGCTCCGAAGACCATTCCGACGACGGGTAA
- a CDS encoding wax ester/triacylglycerol synthase family O-acyltransferase, whose protein sequence is MADGTTRTPLTAADSAWLRMEDPTNLMTITSVMTFRQPLAYEDFCRRVESTFLTHDRFRMRVADPKGKLGKPAWVEDDFRLERHIVRTELSPANDKQALRDLVSAEMSTPLDFGRPLWKFHFIESFRGGSALVTRVHHCIGDGISLMKVVLGMTDPEAEEAEITKVGVHRQGAGGHGPVTSGSKLLRALKAGGSATRSLGHLLSMRADPKTAFKGPLGKQKRATWSREIPLPTIKAIGKSMGATVNDVLLAAVTETLRTYLAGRGESVPARDVRAVVPVNIRPSGDDELGNQFGLVYLELPIGGTSSRERILEVKERMDRLKKSPQAFVVYAVLKALGATHGGLQSKVVKLLSKNATAVMTNVPGPRRPLHLCGCEVDDMMFWVPQSGRLGLGVSILSYNDRVRVGVATDTGLVPDPEALTKGFESAVRELERTAQG, encoded by the coding sequence ATGGCCGACGGAACGACGAGAACCCCCCTCACAGCCGCCGACAGCGCGTGGCTGCGGATGGAGGATCCGACCAATCTCATGACCATCACCAGCGTCATGACCTTTCGTCAGCCGTTGGCCTACGAGGACTTCTGTCGCCGGGTGGAGTCGACCTTCCTTACCCACGATCGCTTTCGCATGCGGGTAGCCGATCCCAAGGGCAAGCTCGGCAAGCCCGCTTGGGTGGAGGACGACTTCCGGCTGGAGCGACACATCGTTCGAACCGAGCTGTCACCGGCCAATGACAAGCAGGCTCTTCGAGATCTGGTAAGCGCCGAAATGTCGACACCCCTCGATTTCGGTCGACCGCTGTGGAAGTTCCATTTCATCGAGAGCTTCAGGGGCGGCTCCGCGCTGGTGACTCGAGTTCATCACTGCATCGGCGACGGGATCTCGCTGATGAAGGTCGTTCTCGGGATGACCGATCCGGAGGCCGAGGAGGCGGAGATCACAAAGGTGGGTGTCCACCGGCAGGGAGCCGGAGGTCACGGGCCGGTGACCTCGGGCTCGAAGCTCCTGCGGGCGCTCAAGGCCGGAGGCAGCGCCACGCGTTCGCTGGGACATCTTCTGTCGATGCGCGCGGATCCGAAGACCGCCTTCAAGGGTCCGCTTGGCAAGCAGAAGCGAGCAACCTGGTCGAGGGAGATCCCTCTGCCGACGATCAAGGCGATCGGCAAGAGCATGGGTGCCACGGTCAACGACGTTCTTCTGGCTGCGGTAACCGAGACCTTGCGCACGTATCTGGCCGGGCGCGGTGAGTCGGTGCCCGCGCGGGACGTGCGGGCGGTGGTTCCGGTGAACATCCGCCCTTCCGGAGACGATGAGCTCGGTAACCAGTTCGGCCTGGTCTATCTGGAGCTACCGATCGGGGGGACAAGTTCGAGAGAACGGATCCTGGAGGTCAAAGAGCGGATGGACCGCCTGAAGAAGTCGCCCCAGGCGTTCGTGGTTTACGCGGTGCTCAAGGCTTTGGGCGCGACCCACGGTGGTCTCCAGAGCAAGGTCGTCAAGTTGCTCAGCAAGAACGCGACTGCCGTCATGACCAACGTGCCCGGCCCGCGGCGTCCGCTTCACCTGTGCGGTTGCGAGGTCGACGACATGATGTTTTGGGTGCCGCAGTCCGGCCGTCTCGGTCTCGGCGTCAGTATTCTCAGCTATAACGACCGGGTGCGCGTGGGGGTTGCGACCGACACCGGGTTGGTACCGGATCCCGAAGCACTGACGAAAGGTTTCGAGAGCGCGGTTCGCGAGCTCGAGAGAACCGCCCAGGGTTAG
- a CDS encoding class I SAM-dependent methyltransferase, whose translation MPTDSKPSARHSGAFHPDLLGGSEALRYRPRRLDTEELSAGLTCQFLVDDACLGPFAVLDLSPTGLAIAPNGDCVLAPGSSVSDLEISYGRDRIWKGTAQAVYQVDGDSPRTGLRFTSGMFDLQLLQLSDSIVETRLALNLEQAAKYGTRLPADWRARVASVRHLLEGAREVVEEAESQLNEDSVVRANEEHALFHRVFDRWGPIFHEQLRTLHSESKVFDGSTRELARAYATRELLSLVSPCPMHRRAYEKPLGYAGDYRMMMLMLQKGYNGESIYSRFLHHVSKNYSFGRMVTTREFTIRRVIRKTISQDRPVRILSLACGPAVELQNLIREIDKIDSVVELVLIDQDEETMQYCHEAVSREILKRGADFASKVTLNCLHLSVRQILQPQGAPEREFIERNISGVDLIYSVGLYDYLPQSIAKKLTRKLYRYLRPGGQLWLGNLAECPDTTWMMEHVLAWHLEYRTGETMLALAKGLNPEPSEQRIATDETELCLFLNAVKPEA comes from the coding sequence ATGCCGACTGATTCCAAGCCCTCCGCGCGGCATTCAGGAGCGTTTCATCCCGACCTTCTGGGTGGCTCCGAGGCCCTACGCTACCGTCCCCGGCGCCTTGACACCGAGGAGCTGAGTGCCGGTCTGACCTGCCAGTTTCTCGTCGACGACGCCTGCCTCGGCCCGTTCGCGGTATTGGATCTTTCACCTACCGGTCTCGCGATCGCGCCCAACGGCGACTGTGTTCTCGCGCCCGGCAGCTCGGTTAGCGACCTGGAAATCTCGTACGGGCGCGACCGAATCTGGAAGGGCACGGCGCAGGCGGTCTACCAGGTCGACGGCGACTCGCCCCGGACAGGTCTCCGGTTCACTTCCGGCATGTTCGATCTTCAGCTCCTCCAGCTCAGTGACTCGATCGTCGAAACCAGGCTGGCTCTGAATCTCGAGCAAGCCGCGAAATACGGGACCAGGCTACCGGCAGATTGGCGCGCCCGAGTCGCCTCGGTGCGCCATCTCCTCGAGGGTGCCAGAGAGGTCGTGGAAGAAGCCGAGTCCCAGCTCAACGAGGACAGCGTTGTGCGAGCCAACGAGGAGCACGCTCTCTTCCACCGCGTTTTCGACCGCTGGGGCCCTATTTTTCACGAGCAGCTCCGGACACTTCATAGTGAATCCAAGGTCTTCGATGGAAGCACCAGGGAGCTTGCTCGAGCCTACGCGACCCGCGAGCTCCTCTCGCTCGTATCGCCCTGCCCCATGCACCGGCGGGCCTACGAGAAGCCTCTGGGGTACGCCGGCGACTACCGCATGATGATGCTCATGCTGCAAAAGGGTTACAACGGAGAGAGTATCTACTCTCGCTTTCTCCACCATGTGTCGAAGAACTACTCCTTCGGAAGAATGGTGACGACCCGTGAGTTCACGATCCGCCGGGTGATCCGCAAGACGATCTCACAAGATCGACCGGTGCGAATTCTGTCTCTGGCCTGTGGTCCCGCGGTCGAGCTACAAAACCTCATACGAGAGATCGACAAGATCGACTCCGTGGTCGAGCTGGTTCTGATCGACCAGGATGAGGAGACGATGCAGTACTGCCATGAGGCGGTCAGCAGGGAAATCCTGAAGCGTGGAGCCGACTTCGCGTCGAAGGTCACGCTCAATTGCCTCCACCTGTCGGTCCGCCAAATCCTGCAGCCCCAGGGCGCCCCGGAGAGGGAGTTTATCGAGAGAAACATCAGCGGAGTGGACTTGATCTACTCGGTCGGCCTCTACGACTACTTGCCCCAGTCAATCGCCAAGAAGCTCACCAGAAAGCTCTATCGGTACTTGCGACCGGGCGGACAGCTCTGGCTCGGCAACCTTGCCGAGTGCCCCGATACGACCTGGATGATGGAGCATGTTCTGGCGTGGCACCTCGAGTACCGGACCGGTGAGACGATGCTCGCCCTTGCCAAGGGGCTCAATCCCGAGCCTTCGGAACAGCGCATAGCCACGGATGAGACCGAGCTGTGTCTCTTCTTGAACGCGGTGAAACCGGAAGCCTGA
- a CDS encoding response regulator codes for MNKENSQTASFPAQKIKRGQDAKFERAYQLEIDQLLIDRLRLALGIGIPIYGGFWFMDLIQAPGLSERFLTIRAIVVAVAAITIWLTHTKFGERNLVPISVTMVATASFGISLMTMSVGGFVSDYYYGHLLILFLVGLFIPWRLAVTVLFCGLLMVGYFGVNLAVHGAGPEMIAPSFFLLATCIFTCVATAVGENFRRRDLALRRSLEQANDDLMRLDEAKTAFFANVSHELRTPLTLMLGPVETLLQEESTEEHRTLLRAMLANTHRLLRHVNLLLDTAKLEAGQLQLDLVESNLAAMLEDLVTASLPHAGRKGIEIATEGLDSIPEFSFDPDKVEMIAANLLSNALKFTPDGGRIAVRARVEIGAVVFEVEDNGPGIPQDQRGLIFDRFHQVDSSLTRREEGTGLGLTLARELARLHGGDVVVESEAGRGSVFRVTLPREVGVAADRRVNPRRREDQMVRARADALARREYQRRSRSDTLLADIRQPRLEPGALAQHQAPLDAPTVLVVDDNADLRAYLASELSREYRVETAGDGVEGLKKALHLRPQLVISDVMMPVMNGYELCRRLRAEPMLKATPIILVTAKAGSEAVVEGLEIGADDYVTKPFSMEELEARIAAQLRAKNMESQLSERETRLAAIGHLTSTVVHDLRNALTLIKGYSDLAHSIAVGGGQQDELVADIEQVQSATQRLQRMTTEILEYARGGAADLKLTKIPVRDYIRGTLEPIKKHLASQGVELRFRDELPSNLMVKLDADRFGRILENLVGNARDALVDHSGDRIVFVQSEVEKGLFRVRVADTGPGIPSDRVDSLFEPFATGKRKGTGLGLVTVRNLAKAHGGWVEVEPKAEEGGAAFTVTIPIGDGSRAELAEGLARGEAPRAAVPS; via the coding sequence TTGAACAAGGAAAATTCACAGACCGCCAGCTTTCCGGCGCAGAAGATCAAGCGCGGGCAAGATGCCAAGTTCGAACGGGCCTATCAGCTCGAGATCGATCAGCTTCTGATCGATCGTCTGCGCTTGGCCCTCGGAATCGGCATTCCGATCTACGGCGGTTTCTGGTTCATGGACTTGATCCAGGCGCCCGGGCTCAGCGAGCGCTTCCTCACGATCCGCGCCATCGTGGTGGCCGTAGCCGCGATCACGATCTGGCTCACCCATACCAAGTTCGGCGAGCGAAATCTCGTGCCGATCTCGGTCACGATGGTGGCCACGGCATCGTTCGGCATCTCTCTCATGACGATGTCCGTCGGCGGGTTCGTAAGCGACTACTACTACGGCCACCTTCTGATTCTCTTCCTGGTCGGCCTGTTCATACCGTGGCGGCTGGCGGTGACCGTACTTTTTTGCGGTCTGCTCATGGTCGGCTACTTTGGTGTGAACCTGGCTGTGCACGGAGCCGGCCCCGAAATGATCGCGCCCTCCTTCTTTCTGCTGGCGACGTGCATCTTCACCTGCGTTGCCACTGCCGTGGGAGAGAACTTCCGGCGCCGGGACCTCGCTTTGCGGCGCAGCCTGGAGCAGGCGAACGACGATCTGATGCGGCTGGATGAAGCCAAGACGGCCTTTTTCGCCAACGTCAGCCACGAGCTTCGCACTCCTTTGACGCTCATGCTCGGCCCTGTCGAGACTCTTCTCCAAGAGGAGAGCACCGAAGAGCACCGCACCTTGCTCAGGGCAATGCTGGCGAATACCCATCGACTCTTGCGACACGTCAACCTGCTGCTCGACACCGCGAAGCTCGAAGCCGGGCAGCTGCAGTTGGACCTGGTCGAGTCCAACCTGGCTGCCATGCTCGAGGATTTGGTGACCGCAAGCCTGCCGCATGCCGGGCGAAAGGGAATCGAGATTGCGACCGAAGGCTTGGATTCGATTCCCGAGTTCAGTTTCGACCCCGACAAGGTGGAGATGATCGCGGCCAACCTGCTGTCGAACGCGCTCAAGTTCACGCCTGACGGAGGCCGGATTGCGGTTCGGGCGCGGGTGGAGATCGGTGCGGTCGTCTTCGAGGTGGAAGACAACGGCCCCGGGATTCCGCAAGACCAGCGTGGTTTGATCTTCGATCGATTCCACCAGGTGGACAGCAGCCTGACGCGGAGAGAGGAGGGAACCGGGCTCGGCCTGACCCTGGCGCGCGAGCTTGCCCGGCTCCATGGCGGTGACGTCGTTGTCGAGAGCGAAGCCGGCAGGGGCTCGGTTTTTCGGGTGACCTTACCGCGCGAGGTGGGTGTCGCCGCGGACCGCCGGGTGAATCCACGTCGCCGCGAGGATCAAATGGTCCGGGCGCGAGCCGACGCGCTGGCTCGCCGCGAGTACCAGAGGCGATCGCGAAGCGACACCCTGCTCGCCGACATACGCCAACCGAGGCTCGAACCGGGAGCACTGGCTCAGCACCAGGCGCCGCTGGACGCGCCGACGGTTCTTGTTGTTGACGATAACGCCGATCTGCGAGCCTATCTGGCGAGCGAGCTCTCGAGAGAGTATCGAGTCGAAACCGCTGGAGACGGCGTCGAGGGGCTCAAGAAGGCACTGCACCTTCGACCGCAACTCGTCATATCGGACGTGATGATGCCGGTGATGAATGGCTACGAGCTGTGCCGCCGATTACGCGCCGAGCCAATGTTGAAGGCGACCCCGATCATTCTGGTGACGGCCAAGGCGGGGTCCGAGGCGGTTGTCGAAGGGTTGGAGATCGGCGCCGACGACTACGTCACCAAGCCCTTCTCGATGGAGGAGCTGGAAGCCCGGATTGCCGCTCAACTCCGAGCCAAGAATATGGAGAGTCAGTTGAGCGAGCGCGAGACGCGGCTTGCGGCGATTGGTCATCTGACCAGTACCGTCGTGCACGACCTGCGCAATGCCCTCACCTTGATCAAGGGTTATTCGGACCTCGCGCACTCGATTGCGGTCGGCGGAGGGCAACAAGACGAGCTGGTCGCCGACATCGAGCAGGTGCAGTCCGCGACTCAAAGGTTGCAAAGGATGACGACCGAGATTCTGGAGTATGCGCGCGGCGGCGCCGCGGACCTGAAGCTGACCAAGATCCCGGTCCGCGATTACATCCGCGGGACTCTCGAGCCGATCAAGAAGCACCTGGCCAGCCAGGGAGTCGAGCTGAGGTTCCGAGATGAGCTGCCTTCGAACCTCATGGTCAAACTGGACGCGGATCGATTTGGCAGGATTTTGGAGAACCTGGTCGGCAACGCGCGCGACGCGCTGGTGGATCATTCCGGAGACCGAATCGTCTTCGTGCAGAGCGAGGTCGAGAAGGGCCTCTTTCGGGTTCGGGTTGCCGACACCGGTCCCGGTATTCCCTCGGACCGGGTCGATTCGCTGTTCGAGCCTTTCGCCACCGGCAAGAGGAAAGGTACCGGGCTCGGTCTCGTCACGGTGCGCAACCTAGCCAAGGCTCATGGCGGCTGGGTGGAGGTGGAGCCGAAAGCCGAGGAGGGCGGCGCCGCGTTCACCGTGACGATTCCGATCGGCGACGGGTCGAGAGCGGAACTCGCGGAAGGTCTCGCGAGGGGCGAGGCGCCACGAGCCGCCGTTCCGAGCTAG
- a CDS encoding calcium/sodium antiporter — protein MDVLLVLLGIGLLYGGGEALVRGSVQLARAVGMSPLVIGLTVVSFGTSCPELASTLAATLEDAPAVAFGNVVGSNIANIGLILGCTALVWPLATQARILRREVPFMLAASGLLFPLAADSRIGRLEGLFLFSLLVVFLVYLVWGVRDAGPETRQEFETAYGEKARGPWLALALVVLGLALLFVGAESLIRGGLNLARAFGISERVIGLSLVALGTSLPELAASIVAALKKEGDIVLGNLIGSNIFNVLCILGLTAIVRPVEIDWLASWPDLVVMLALSALIWPFLATRMKLERWEGFLLLGGYVTYMAVLFSF, from the coding sequence ATGGACGTGCTTCTGGTCCTGCTGGGCATCGGCCTCCTCTACGGTGGCGGCGAAGCGTTGGTGCGCGGCTCGGTGCAACTCGCCCGCGCCGTTGGCATGAGCCCGCTGGTGATCGGACTGACCGTGGTCTCCTTCGGCACCTCCTGCCCGGAGCTGGCGTCGACCCTGGCGGCAACGCTCGAAGACGCACCGGCCGTGGCCTTCGGTAACGTCGTCGGCTCGAACATCGCCAACATCGGCCTGATTCTCGGATGCACGGCGCTGGTCTGGCCGCTGGCGACCCAGGCCCGGATCCTGCGCCGGGAAGTCCCTTTCATGCTGGCCGCCTCAGGACTCCTGTTTCCGCTCGCCGCGGACAGCCGCATCGGCCGGCTCGAAGGGCTCTTTCTGTTCTCGCTTCTGGTCGTCTTTCTGGTCTACCTGGTCTGGGGTGTCCGCGACGCCGGACCGGAGACGCGGCAGGAATTCGAGACCGCGTACGGTGAGAAGGCCCGAGGACCGTGGCTCGCCCTGGCTCTGGTCGTCCTCGGTCTGGCCCTCTTGTTCGTCGGCGCCGAGTCGCTGATTCGTGGAGGCCTCAACCTCGCGCGCGCCTTCGGGATCAGCGAGCGGGTAATCGGCCTCTCGCTGGTCGCTCTGGGCACCAGCCTGCCGGAGCTCGCCGCCTCGATCGTCGCGGCCCTCAAGAAGGAAGGCGACATCGTTCTCGGCAACCTGATCGGCTCGAACATCTTCAACGTGCTTTGCATCCTCGGCCTCACCGCCATCGTGCGGCCGGTCGAGATCGACTGGCTCGCGAGCTGGCCCGACCTCGTCGTCATGCTCGCGCTATCGGCCCTCATCTGGCCCTTCCTGGCTACGCGCATGAAGCTCGAGCGCTGGGAGGGATTCCTCCTGCTGGGCGGCTATGTGACGTACATGGCCGTGCTGTTCAGTTTCTGA
- a CDS encoding ABC transporter ATP-binding protein, with translation MSQDESKKKEKKVSLAAVRREAKRVIWAYRWRLALGLVLLVVGRLCGMILPASSKYLIDEVIGKSRYDLLPLIAMAAGGGALVQAISSFSLAVLLGAAAQRSINNLRLRVQSHIGRLPIEFFENHKSGELISRIMTDPEGVRNLVGTGFVQLVGGVLTSAVAFSVLVWLNWRLTLITISFLVVFAIIMVIGFSRLRPLFRERGKINAEITGRLVESLNGAKIVKAYTAEAREEKTFSGQTQTFVDLVVKTVIGISSMSTVASLIFAIVSLTIGVLGVRFVAAEVMTVGDLFMFLIFTGLMVTPLVQMSAIGTQITEAFAGLDRINEILQQSTEYEDEEDRKALGELRGEVRFEDVWFEYKEGVPVLRDVSFEAPAGTTTALVGSSGAGKSTLIALVLTFRRPTRGRVLVDGEDLSGIRLKDYRSNLAVVLQDDFLFDGTLADNIAYSRPEATREEVLRVAKLAHCDEFIEGFPDGYDTIIGERGVKLSGGQRQRVSIARAMLADPRILVLDEATSSLDSESEQFIQEGLQELRSGRTTFVIAHRLSTIRDADQILVLEEGKIVEGGSHEELMASNGRYRELYEKQYRLESNRFLNPGETFADEDDERDEPDSKPKAASMPAPGLGGFGRGQV, from the coding sequence TTGAGCCAAGACGAGTCGAAGAAGAAAGAGAAGAAAGTATCGCTGGCCGCCGTGCGGCGCGAGGCCAAGCGAGTGATCTGGGCGTACCGCTGGCGGCTCGCCCTGGGCCTGGTCCTGCTGGTGGTCGGGCGCCTGTGCGGCATGATCCTTCCGGCCTCGTCGAAGTACCTCATCGACGAGGTCATCGGCAAGAGCCGCTACGACCTGCTCCCACTGATCGCGATGGCCGCCGGCGGAGGCGCGCTGGTGCAGGCGATCTCGTCCTTCTCGCTGGCGGTGCTGCTCGGTGCGGCGGCTCAGCGCTCGATCAACAACTTGCGCCTCCGGGTGCAGAGTCACATCGGCCGACTTCCCATCGAGTTTTTCGAGAACCACAAAAGCGGCGAGCTGATCTCGCGCATCATGACCGATCCCGAGGGAGTGCGAAACCTGGTCGGAACCGGGTTCGTGCAACTGGTCGGGGGTGTGCTGACCTCGGCGGTCGCGTTCTCGGTGCTGGTTTGGCTCAACTGGCGCCTCACCCTGATCACGATCTCTTTTCTTGTCGTCTTCGCGATCATCATGGTGATCGGGTTCAGCCGACTGCGCCCGCTCTTCCGCGAGCGGGGCAAGATCAACGCCGAGATCACCGGGCGCCTGGTCGAATCCCTGAATGGCGCCAAGATCGTCAAGGCCTACACGGCGGAAGCACGCGAAGAGAAGACCTTCTCCGGTCAGACCCAGACCTTTGTCGATCTCGTCGTCAAGACGGTCATCGGCATCTCTTCCATGTCGACCGTGGCGAGCCTGATCTTCGCCATCGTGTCGCTCACGATCGGCGTTCTCGGAGTCCGGTTCGTCGCCGCCGAGGTGATGACCGTGGGGGATCTCTTCATGTTCCTCATCTTCACCGGGCTGATGGTGACGCCACTGGTCCAGATGAGCGCCATCGGCACGCAGATCACCGAGGCCTTTGCCGGGCTCGACCGCATCAACGAGATCCTCCAGCAGAGCACCGAATACGAAGATGAAGAAGACCGCAAGGCCCTCGGCGAGCTCCGCGGCGAGGTCCGCTTCGAGGACGTCTGGTTCGAGTACAAGGAAGGCGTTCCCGTGCTGCGCGACGTATCGTTCGAAGCCCCGGCGGGGACGACGACCGCCCTGGTCGGCTCGAGCGGCGCCGGCAAGAGCACGCTGATCGCCCTGGTCCTGACCTTTCGCCGGCCGACCCGAGGGCGCGTTCTGGTCGACGGCGAAGATCTTTCCGGGATTCGCCTCAAAGACTACCGCTCGAATCTCGCCGTCGTTCTCCAGGACGATTTTCTCTTCGACGGCACCCTCGCGGACAACATCGCCTACAGCCGGCCGGAGGCGACGCGCGAAGAGGTTCTCCGCGTCGCCAAGCTCGCGCACTGCGACGAGTTCATCGAGGGGTTTCCCGACGGCTACGACACCATCATCGGCGAACGCGGCGTCAAGCTTTCGGGGGGCCAGCGGCAGCGCGTCTCGATCGCGCGCGCGATGCTCGCGGACCCGCGTATTCTGGTCCTGGACGAAGCCACTTCGAGCCTCGACAGCGAGAGCGAGCAGTTCATCCAGGAGGGCCTGCAGGAGCTGAGAAGCGGCCGCACCACGTTCGTTATCGCCCACCGGCTCTCGACGATCCGCGACGCCGATCAGATTCTGGTGCTCGAGGAAGGCAAGATCGTAGAAGGTGGTAGTCACGAAGAGTTGATGGCGAGCAACGGTCGCTACCGCGAGCTCTACGAAAAGCAATACCGGCTCGAGAGCAACCGGTTTCTCAACCCCGGAGAGACGTTCGCAGACGAGGACGACGAGCGCGACGAACCGGACTCGAAGCCCAAGGCCGCTTCGATGCCCGCTCCGGGACTGGGAGGCTTCGGGCGTGGACAAGTCTGA
- a CDS encoding PQQ-binding-like beta-propeller repeat protein: protein MSDKASPVRRPIGRPIRWWPAAVVLILFGGFLARTWWLLDQTRQYSVMQTIAAVLLALVLLLLWLLLASRAPWKWRLTALGLAILAGFGASQMMTIRGVSGDLVPILGLKGRSERDSAALAPVASEDRAVRASGRFEGSVRGDYPQFLGPSRNASVTGVELARDWDAAPPREIWRRAVGAGWSGFAVAGDWAITQEQDGDEEQVVAYGLETGAERWRHADPTRYETTIGGMGPRSTPTIADGAVYTLGATGILNALELATGKRLWSHDILKENGARNREWGKSCSPLVVDGLVVVSAGGVSNQSLVAYDRATGELAWAAGTDTSSYSSPVLAELAGRRQILMRNQGSMTAHDPATGKILWSENWSAEQPNVAVPLLLGGNRVLFSSGYGIGSKLFEIAESNGTLEPRLLWESPRLKAKFTNLVAHRGFVYGLDDGVLVCLDPSTGERCWKKGRYGHGQMILAQDLLLLTTEKGEVVLIEPNPDELRELGRIAPFEGKTWNPAALAGSLLLLRTDKEAVLYELPVQG, encoded by the coding sequence ATGAGTGACAAAGCGAGCCCGGTTCGCCGGCCCATCGGCCGGCCCATCAGATGGTGGCCGGCGGCCGTGGTCCTGATTCTGTTCGGCGGATTTCTGGCGCGGACCTGGTGGCTGTTGGACCAGACCCGCCAGTACAGCGTGATGCAGACCATTGCGGCGGTCCTTCTCGCGCTGGTTCTTCTGCTGCTCTGGCTTCTCCTGGCCTCGCGGGCGCCGTGGAAATGGCGGCTGACGGCTCTGGGGCTGGCGATTCTTGCCGGCTTCGGAGCCTCTCAGATGATGACCATTCGCGGGGTTTCCGGAGACCTGGTTCCGATCTTGGGCCTGAAAGGGCGCTCCGAGCGCGATTCGGCCGCGCTGGCCCCCGTTGCTTCAGAAGACCGGGCCGTTCGTGCGTCCGGCCGGTTCGAAGGCAGCGTGCGCGGCGACTATCCGCAGTTTCTGGGTCCGAGTCGCAACGCGAGTGTGACCGGAGTCGAGTTGGCCCGGGACTGGGATGCCGCGCCGCCGCGCGAGATCTGGCGTCGCGCGGTCGGCGCCGGTTGGTCGGGATTCGCCGTCGCGGGTGACTGGGCGATCACCCAGGAGCAGGACGGCGACGAAGAGCAGGTCGTGGCCTACGGCCTCGAGACCGGCGCGGAGCGCTGGCGCCACGCCGACCCGACCCGCTACGAGACCACGATCGGGGGCATGGGCCCGCGCTCGACGCCCACTATCGCCGATGGCGCGGTCTATACCTTGGGCGCCACCGGAATCCTCAACGCGCTCGAGCTCGCGACCGGCAAAAGACTCTGGTCGCATGACATCCTGAAAGAGAACGGCGCCCGCAACCGCGAATGGGGCAAGAGCTGCTCACCGCTGGTTGTCGACGGCCTGGTGGTGGTGAGCGCCGGCGGGGTCTCGAACCAGTCGCTGGTGGCCTACGACCGCGCGACCGGCGAGCTCGCCTGGGCCGCGGGCACCGACACCTCGAGCTACTCTTCACCGGTTCTGGCCGAGCTCGCCGGGCGGCGGCAGATCCTGATGAGAAACCAGGGCTCGATGACCGCCCACGATCCGGCCACCGGAAAGATCCTGTGGTCCGAGAACTGGTCGGCCGAGCAGCCCAACGTCGCCGTGCCCCTGCTCCTGGGCGGCAATCGGGTGCTGTTTTCGAGCGGCTACGGCATCGGCTCGAAGCTCTTCGAGATCGCCGAGAGCAACGGCACCCTGGAACCCCGGCTGCTCTGGGAGAGCCCGCGCCTCAAGGCCAAGTTCACCAACCTGGTCGCGCACAGAGGCTTCGTCTACGGGCTCGACGACGGCGTTCTCGTCTGCCTCGATCCTTCCACCGGCGAGCGCTGCTGGAAAAAAGGCCGCTACGGCCACGGCCAGATGATCCTGGCCCAGGACCTGCTGCTCCTCACCACCGAGAAGGGCGAGGTGGTCTTGATCGAGCCCAATCCCGACGAGCTTCGCGAGCTCGGCCGCATCGCTCCGTTCGAGGGCAAGACCTGGAACCCGGCGGCGCTCGCGGGCTCGCTCCTGCTGCTCCGGACCGACAAGGAAGCCGTGCTCTACGAGCTGCCCGTGCAGGGGTAG